The proteins below come from a single Agrococcus beijingensis genomic window:
- a CDS encoding VOC family protein — translation MSNLVVHFEIHGSEPQRLIDFYGALLGWRFAQYGDTPYWTIDTGHGSIGMQSAGMGINGGLAQREGPAPAEGAPISGANVVVGVADADDCFAKALELGGAAAVEPEDMAGIGRVGYLRDPDGNVFGIISERLSDGTSVLTMAEDDLEAPMHGETTALDAMTITPEP, via the coding sequence GTGAGCAATCTGGTGGTGCACTTCGAGATCCACGGCAGCGAGCCGCAGCGGCTGATCGACTTCTACGGCGCGCTGCTCGGCTGGCGGTTCGCGCAGTACGGCGACACGCCCTACTGGACCATCGACACCGGGCACGGCTCGATCGGCATGCAGAGCGCCGGCATGGGCATCAACGGCGGGCTGGCGCAGCGCGAGGGGCCGGCGCCCGCGGAGGGCGCGCCGATCAGCGGCGCCAACGTCGTCGTCGGCGTGGCCGACGCCGACGACTGCTTCGCCAAGGCGCTCGAGCTCGGCGGCGCTGCGGCGGTCGAGCCGGAGGACATGGCGGGCATCGGCCGGGTCGGCTACCTGCGCGACCCCGACGGCAACGTCTTCGGCATCATCTCGGAGCGGCTCTCGGACGGCACCTCGGTGCTCACCATGGCGGAGGACGACCTGGAGGCGCCGATGCACGGCGAGACGACGGCGCTCGACGCGATGACGATCACGCCGGAGCCGTAG
- a CDS encoding DUF2087 domain-containing protein, translating into MTDAWRPIVATLADEARRLAWARVVTGAADGSPVALAGLTTRERRALEALERAGLVTLRGGLALPADPLTPLLGHRPAASGIERFVHQGRIAAWPKRPSDRAALLAWAAERAVAPGAAVSEREVTERLAAVADDPVGLRRDLVDAGLLERQPDGSAYRLGQHPRV; encoded by the coding sequence ATGACGGATGCGTGGCGGCCGATCGTCGCGACCCTCGCCGACGAGGCGCGGCGGCTCGCATGGGCGCGCGTCGTGACGGGTGCGGCCGACGGGTCCCCCGTCGCGCTCGCCGGCCTCACCACTCGCGAGCGCCGGGCGCTCGAGGCGCTGGAGCGCGCCGGCCTCGTCACGCTGCGGGGCGGGCTCGCGCTCCCCGCGGATCCCCTGACGCCGCTGCTCGGCCATCGCCCGGCAGCGTCCGGCATCGAGCGCTTCGTGCACCAGGGTCGGATCGCGGCCTGGCCGAAGCGACCCAGCGACCGCGCCGCGCTGCTCGCCTGGGCGGCGGAGCGTGCTGTCGCGCCGGGGGCCGCGGTCAGCGAGCGCGAGGTGACCGAGCGGCTCGCGGCGGTCGCCGACGATCCGGTCGGGCTGCGCCGCGACCTGGTCGACGCCGGGCTGCTCGAGCGGCAGCCCGACGGCAGCGCCTACCGCCTCGGGCAGCATCCGCGGGTCTGA
- the rocD gene encoding ornithine--oxo-acid transaminase, which produces MTQTTTDALSPATQAAIGQVEAHAAHNYHPLPVVVETAEGAWVTDVDGRRYLDCLAAYSAVNFGHGNPRLLAAAHAQLDRVTLTSRAFHSAALGPFVEALAKLAGKDMVLPMNTGAEAVESGIKVARRWAYEVKGVPAGQAEIIVMEGNFHGRTTTIVSFSDDPDATSGYAPFTPGFVRVPFGDAEALEAAITPNTAAVLLEPIQGEAGIKVPPAGYLQRVREITSRERVLFIADEIQSGLGRTGATFQCDNEGVVPDVYLLGKALGGGVVPVSAVVANSDVLGVLTPGSHGSTFGGNPLAAAVGLEVVRMLSEGAMQARARDLGERLQAGLGELIGHGVTAVRGAGLWAGIDIDPAVGSARDVCLRLLERGILAKDTHGQTVRLAPPIVIDEADLEMLIREFRAAVGA; this is translated from the coding sequence ATGACCCAGACGACGACGGATGCGCTCAGCCCGGCCACGCAGGCCGCCATCGGTCAGGTCGAGGCGCACGCCGCCCACAACTACCACCCGCTTCCCGTGGTGGTCGAGACCGCGGAGGGCGCGTGGGTGACCGACGTCGACGGCCGGCGCTACCTCGACTGCCTCGCCGCCTACTCGGCTGTGAACTTCGGGCACGGCAACCCGCGGCTGCTCGCGGCCGCGCACGCGCAGCTCGACCGGGTGACGCTCACGAGCCGCGCCTTCCACTCCGCGGCCCTCGGCCCGTTCGTCGAGGCGCTCGCGAAGCTCGCCGGCAAGGACATGGTGCTGCCGATGAACACTGGCGCGGAGGCCGTGGAGTCGGGCATCAAGGTCGCCCGCCGATGGGCCTACGAGGTGAAGGGCGTGCCGGCCGGGCAGGCCGAGATCATCGTCATGGAGGGCAACTTCCACGGCCGCACGACCACGATCGTGTCGTTCTCGGACGACCCGGATGCCACCAGCGGCTACGCGCCGTTCACGCCCGGCTTCGTGCGGGTGCCCTTCGGCGACGCCGAGGCGCTCGAGGCGGCGATCACGCCCAACACAGCCGCCGTGCTGCTCGAGCCCATCCAGGGCGAGGCGGGCATCAAGGTGCCGCCGGCCGGCTACCTGCAGCGGGTGCGCGAGATCACCTCGCGCGAGCGGGTGCTCTTCATCGCCGACGAGATCCAGTCGGGACTCGGCCGCACCGGCGCGACCTTCCAGTGCGACAACGAGGGCGTCGTGCCCGACGTCTACCTGCTGGGCAAGGCGCTCGGGGGCGGCGTCGTGCCGGTGTCGGCGGTGGTCGCGAACAGCGACGTGCTGGGCGTGCTGACGCCCGGCTCGCACGGCTCCACGTTCGGCGGCAACCCGCTGGCGGCGGCCGTGGGCCTCGAGGTGGTGCGGATGCTCTCCGAGGGTGCGATGCAGGCTCGCGCCCGCGATCTGGGCGAGCGCCTGCAGGCGGGCCTCGGCGAGCTGATCGGTCACGGGGTCACCGCGGTGCGCGGGGCGGGGCTGTGGGCCGGCATCGACATCGATCCGGCCGTCGGCAGCGCGCGCGACGTGTGCCTGCGGCTGCTCGAGCGCGGGATCCTGGCGAAGGACACGCACGGCCAGACCGTGCGGCTGGCGCCGCCGATCGTGATCGACGAGGCCGACCTCGAGATGCTCATCCGCGAGTTCCGCGCGGCTGTCGGCGCGTAG
- a CDS encoding Lrp/AsnC family transcriptional regulator: protein MDRIDHGIIDQLRLNARAGYADIGAEVGLSASAVKRRIDRLVADGVIRGFTVQVDPAVEGLATEAYVELFCRGTVSPTDLKRILAGVPEIVEAGTVTGEADAIVIMRARDVIALEEALEKVRAAATVDHTRSAIVLSKLITRNAG from the coding sequence ATGGATCGGATCGACCACGGCATCATCGATCAGTTGCGCCTGAACGCGCGCGCTGGCTACGCCGACATCGGCGCCGAGGTGGGCCTCTCCGCCTCCGCCGTGAAGCGGCGCATCGACCGGCTGGTCGCCGACGGCGTCATCCGCGGCTTCACGGTGCAGGTCGACCCGGCAGTCGAGGGCCTCGCCACCGAGGCCTACGTCGAGCTGTTCTGCCGCGGCACCGTCTCGCCCACCGACCTCAAGCGCATCCTCGCCGGCGTGCCCGAGATCGTCGAGGCCGGCACCGTCACCGGCGAGGCCGATGCGATCGTCATCATGCGGGCGCGCGACGTGATCGCCCTCGAGGAGGCGCTCGAGAAGGTGCGCGCCGCCGCCACCGTCGACCACACGCGCTCGGCGATCGTGCTCTCGAAGCTCATCACGCGCAACGCGGGGTAG
- a CDS encoding WXG100 family type VII secretion target — protein MSDFGASYAEMESVAGKLDTGREDISGVLKDLKSQVDTLLGEDFKTQHASGKFGEGYEELTTGLEQAIEGISDMGEALRGMMQAIQSLDEQLAGS, from the coding sequence ATGAGCGATTTCGGCGCATCGTATGCAGAGATGGAGTCCGTCGCGGGCAAGCTCGACACGGGCAGGGAGGACATCTCGGGTGTCCTGAAGGACCTGAAGAGCCAGGTCGACACCCTGCTGGGCGAGGACTTCAAGACGCAGCACGCGTCGGGCAAGTTCGGTGAGGGCTACGAGGAGCTGACGACGGGCCTCGAGCAGGCCATCGAGGGCATCTCCGACATGGGCGAGGCGCTGCGCGGCATGATGCAGGCGATCCAGTCGCTCGACGAGCAGCTCGCCGGCAGCTGA
- a CDS encoding NUDIX hydrolase, with protein MGIITVSAICFEREDGRVLTVRKRGTDAWMMPGGKPEGDETAAECAVREVLEELGVEIGLDRIEHMGEFETRAANEAGFALHASVFRTRDAIDPKPLAEIEAVRWIDPAVGIDDEAEAPLNRELVFPLLVAERAVELSGRRPFLAFAATPAPSPVPGRGTGGALRAKAISGLRRDPSAEPRPGARDRWSSQGEGHFWPSPRPRRRAPSRGDQGRAVATQVQLARSPGTERGPDQWSGPARCFGRAGDADPCNAPSLRPLAFRRRSTRTLSR; from the coding sequence ATGGGCATCATCACCGTCTCGGCGATCTGCTTCGAGCGCGAGGACGGCCGCGTCCTGACCGTGCGGAAGCGCGGCACCGACGCCTGGATGATGCCCGGCGGCAAGCCCGAGGGCGACGAGACCGCCGCCGAGTGCGCGGTGCGCGAGGTGCTCGAGGAGCTCGGGGTCGAGATCGGGCTCGACCGCATCGAGCACATGGGCGAGTTCGAGACCCGAGCCGCGAACGAGGCCGGCTTCGCGCTGCACGCGAGCGTGTTCCGCACGCGCGACGCGATCGACCCGAAGCCGCTCGCCGAGATCGAGGCGGTGCGCTGGATCGACCCGGCCGTCGGCATCGACGACGAGGCGGAGGCACCGCTCAATCGTGAGCTGGTCTTCCCGCTGCTCGTGGCAGAGCGCGCGGTGGAGCTCTCAGGGCGAAGGCCATTTCTGGCCTTCGCCGCGACCCCCGCGCCGAGCCCCGTCCCGGGGCGAGGGACCGGTGGAGCTCTCAGGGCGAAGGCCATTTCTGGCCTTCGCCGCGACCCCAGCGCCGAGCCCCGTCCCGGGGCGAGGGACCGGTGGAGCTCTCAGGGCGAAGGCCATTTCTGGCCTTCGCCGCGACCCCGGCGCCGAGCCCCGTCCCGGGGCGATCAAGGTCGAGCGGTAGCAACGCAGGTGCAGCTGGCACGGAGCCCTGGCACAGAGAGGGGGCCCGACCAGTGGTCAGGCCCCGCTCGGTGTTTCGGACGAGCCGGCGATGCCGACCCGTGCAATGCCCCGTCCCTGAGGCCACTTGCATTCCGACGCAGAAGCACCAGAACCCTGTCTCGTTAG
- the ddaH gene encoding dimethylargininase, with the protein MQPEMTDTRASAPVPRTAVPKTVLMCRPDHFAVTYRINPWMNPDLPTSTDLAVQQWETLHQAYLAQGFDVQLIDPIAGLNDMVYAANGGFTLDGHAYGAKFTYEERVPEGPAYMRWFGEHGFEVHEPEHVNEGEGDFLLSNGAILAGHGFRTSLESHDELRRIFDREVVSLRLVDPSFYHLDTAIAILDDANIAYLPGAFDDASRAELERRYPDAVIVDDQDASVLGLNSFGDGATMLIAQRAAGFERSLAERGYATVGLDLSELLRGGGGIKCCTLELRR; encoded by the coding sequence ATGCAGCCTGAGATGACCGACACCCGCGCGTCCGCGCCCGTGCCGCGCACCGCCGTCCCCAAGACGGTGCTGATGTGCCGTCCCGACCACTTCGCGGTCACCTACCGCATCAACCCCTGGATGAACCCCGACCTGCCGACGAGCACCGACCTCGCCGTGCAGCAGTGGGAGACGCTCCACCAGGCCTACCTGGCCCAGGGCTTCGACGTGCAGCTCATCGACCCGATCGCCGGGCTCAACGACATGGTCTACGCGGCGAACGGCGGCTTCACGCTCGATGGGCACGCCTACGGCGCCAAGTTCACCTACGAGGAGCGCGTGCCCGAGGGTCCCGCCTACATGCGCTGGTTCGGCGAGCACGGCTTCGAGGTGCACGAGCCCGAGCACGTCAACGAGGGCGAGGGCGACTTCCTGCTCTCGAACGGCGCGATCCTGGCGGGCCACGGGTTCCGCACGAGTCTCGAGTCGCACGACGAGCTGCGCCGCATCTTCGACCGCGAGGTCGTCAGCCTGCGGCTCGTCGACCCGTCGTTCTACCACCTCGACACGGCGATCGCGATCCTCGACGACGCCAACATCGCCTACCTGCCGGGGGCGTTCGACGACGCCAGCCGTGCGGAGCTCGAGCGCCGCTACCCCGACGCCGTCATCGTCGACGACCAGGACGCATCCGTCTTGGGCCTCAACTCGTTCGGCGACGGCGCCACCATGCTGATCGCGCAGCGCGCGGCGGGCTTCGAGCGCTCGCTCGCCGAGCGCGGCTACGCGACGGTCGGCCTCGACCTGAGCGAGCTGCTGCGCGGCGGCGGCGGCATCAAGTGCTGCACGCTGGAGCTGCGGCGATGA
- a CDS encoding FAD-dependent monooxygenase, with product MTQTAIIVGAGIAGLATARALEDAGWQVRVLEAAPKVRAMGAGISITTNGLEALDELGLGDAVRERAVRALPEGVFTDQGSTLQAGFTADSSAIHAIHRESLHEILRGEREIETGMRVVGVTDGEHGRPSVTIEHGAANADSSDARLERQQRADRALGIRLGRRIQRVLEPGDEPIDPKAEKRATKQHVRDDRDSRFETIEADLVVGADGIDSAVRRALWPKAATDYSGATCWYGVLQAEADSPAGVRQYVGRGAEFGMEPIDGGRIYWWGMAHARMGRTAKDELEAARTRFDTWAPEVRDHIAATPQASITRRDLHWLATPLKSFHRPGVVLVGDAAHAMLPTLGQGGNLTLEDAATLGILLQDHPLEQALRAYDSERIRRTDRFKQLSHRLARTTTETRSSVLVAARNGLYNLLPTLVAEIAGDWMLHWRSPRAKR from the coding sequence AGGCATCGCCGGGCTCGCCACCGCGCGGGCGCTCGAGGACGCCGGCTGGCAGGTGCGCGTGCTCGAGGCCGCGCCGAAGGTGCGCGCGATGGGCGCCGGCATCAGCATCACGACCAACGGCCTCGAGGCGCTCGACGAGCTGGGGCTCGGGGATGCGGTGCGCGAGCGAGCGGTGCGGGCGCTGCCCGAGGGCGTCTTCACCGACCAGGGCTCGACGCTGCAGGCGGGCTTCACCGCCGACTCGAGCGCGATCCACGCGATCCACCGCGAGAGCCTGCACGAGATCCTGCGCGGCGAGCGCGAGATCGAGACGGGCATGCGCGTCGTGGGCGTCACCGATGGTGAGCACGGCCGCCCGAGCGTGACGATCGAGCACGGCGCCGCGAACGCCGACTCGAGCGATGCACGGCTCGAGCGGCAGCAGCGCGCCGACCGCGCGCTCGGCATCAGGCTGGGCCGCCGCATCCAGCGGGTGCTCGAGCCCGGCGATGAGCCGATCGACCCGAAGGCCGAGAAGCGCGCCACGAAGCAGCACGTGCGCGACGACCGCGACAGCCGGTTCGAGACGATCGAGGCCGACCTCGTCGTCGGCGCCGACGGCATCGACTCCGCCGTCCGGCGGGCGCTGTGGCCGAAGGCCGCCACCGACTACTCGGGCGCCACCTGCTGGTACGGCGTGCTGCAGGCGGAGGCCGATTCGCCCGCGGGCGTGCGGCAGTACGTCGGCCGCGGCGCCGAGTTCGGCATGGAGCCGATCGACGGCGGCCGCATCTACTGGTGGGGCATGGCGCACGCGCGGATGGGTCGCACCGCGAAGGACGAGCTCGAGGCGGCTCGCACCCGCTTCGACACGTGGGCGCCCGAGGTGCGCGATCACATCGCCGCCACTCCGCAGGCGTCGATCACGCGTCGCGACCTGCACTGGCTGGCGACGCCGCTCAAGAGCTTCCACCGGCCCGGCGTCGTGCTGGTCGGCGATGCGGCGCACGCGATGCTGCCGACGCTCGGCCAGGGCGGCAACCTCACCCTCGAGGATGCGGCGACGCTCGGCATCCTCCTGCAGGACCACCCGCTCGAGCAGGCCCTGCGCGCCTACGACAGCGAGCGCATCCGCCGCACCGACCGCTTCAAGCAGCTCTCGCACCGGCTGGCGCGCACCACGACCGAGACGCGCAGCTCGGTGCTGGTCGCCGCTCGCAACGGCCTCTACAACCTGCTGCCGACGCTCGTCGCGGAGATCGCCGGCGACTGGATGCTGCACTGGCGCAGCCCTCGCGCCAAGCGGTAG